GGCTGGCCGCCGCCGGGGTGAACCGGTACCTCGAAAAAGCGTAAGCCGACTACCGCTCGAGGAGGATGGTGACGGGGCCGTCGTTGACCAGTTCCACCTGCATTGCCGCGCCGAAGATCCCGGCCTCCACGGGGACCCCCACGATTTCCCGCAGGGTGCGGATCGTCTCCTCATAGAGCGCCTCCGCACGGTCGGGAGGAGCCGCGCCGGTGAAGCTCGGCCGGTTCCCCTTCGAGGCATCCCCATAGAGGGTGAACTGGGGAACGAGCAGGATCCCCCCGCCGATGTCGTCGACGCTCCGGTTCATCTTCCCCGCTTCGTCCTCGAAGATCCGAAGGCGCGCGATCTT
The genomic region above belongs to Deltaproteobacteria bacterium GWC2_65_14 and contains:
- a CDS encoding D-tyrosyl-tRNA(Tyr) deacylase; this encodes MRAVIQRVGGASVTVDGKAVGRIGQGLLVLAGFAPGDDGAAVRWMCEKIARLRIFEDEAGKMNRSVDDIGGGILLVPQFTLYGDASKGNRPSFTGAAPPDRAEALYEETIRTLREIVGVPVEAGIFGAAMQVELVNDGPVTILLER